The following are encoded in a window of Kogia breviceps isolate mKogBre1 chromosome 10, mKogBre1 haplotype 1, whole genome shotgun sequence genomic DNA:
- the APOM gene encoding apolipoprotein M isoform X2, with protein MAVGSAPMQLQLRATIRMKNGLCAPRKWTYHLSEGSTDLRTEGRPDMKTKLFSSACPGGIMLKETGQGYQRFLLYNRSPHPPEKCVEEFQSLTSCLNFKAFLLTPRNQETCELSSN; from the exons ATGGCCGTGGGCTCTGCTCCCATGCAGCTCCAGCTTCGAGCTACCATCCGCAT GAAAAATGGGCTCTGTGCGCCCCGGAAATGGACCTACCACCTGTCTGAGGGGAGCACAGATCTCAGAACCGAAG GCCGCCCTGACATGAAGACCAAGCTCTTCTCCAGCGCATGCCCAGGCGGAATCATGCTAAAAGAGACAGGCCAGGGTTACCAGCGCTTCCTCCTCTACA ATCGctcaccacaccctcccgagaaGTGTGTGGAGGAATTCCAGTCCCTGACCTCCTGCCTCAACTTTAAGGCCTTCTTACTGACTCCCAGGAATCAAG AGACCTGTGAGCTGTCCAGTAACTGA
- the APOM gene encoding apolipoprotein M isoform X1 produces the protein MFHQIWAALLYLYGILLNSIYQCPEHSQLTTEGVDGKEFPEPHLGQWYFIAGAAPTKEELATFDPVDNIVFNMAVGSAPMQLQLRATIRMKNGLCAPRKWTYHLSEGSTDLRTEGRPDMKTKLFSSACPGGIMLKETGQGYQRFLLYNRSPHPPEKCVEEFQSLTSCLNFKAFLLTPRNQETCELSSN, from the exons ATGTTCCACCAAATTTGGGCAGCTCTACTCTACCTCTATGGCATTCTCCTTAACTCCATCTACCAGTGCCCTGAGCACAGTCAGCTGACAACTGAAGGAGTAGATGGGAAAGAG TTCCCAGAGCCCCACCTGGGCCAGTGGTACTTTATCGCAGGGGCAGCTCCCACCAAGGAGGAATTGGCGACTTTTGACCCTGTGGACAACATTGTCTTCAACATGGCCGTGGGCTCTGCTCCCATGCAGCTCCAGCTTCGAGCTACCATCCGCAT GAAAAATGGGCTCTGTGCGCCCCGGAAATGGACCTACCACCTGTCTGAGGGGAGCACAGATCTCAGAACCGAAG GCCGCCCTGACATGAAGACCAAGCTCTTCTCCAGCGCATGCCCAGGCGGAATCATGCTAAAAGAGACAGGCCAGGGTTACCAGCGCTTCCTCCTCTACA ATCGctcaccacaccctcccgagaaGTGTGTGGAGGAATTCCAGTCCCTGACCTCCTGCCTCAACTTTAAGGCCTTCTTACTGACTCCCAGGAATCAAG AGACCTGTGAGCTGTCCAGTAACTGA